The Sneathiella sp. P13V-1 genome includes a window with the following:
- a CDS encoding putative 2OG-Fe(II) oxygenase, whose translation MGKSRKVSKVKTPELLPKGQFVLTPERGIAETTFPDMAEMNKELEEFLVPLAKARLEELGKQSASKSVKIHHVDAWDIPAARFIDKRAKAMFKEISGFKNAVVDLSWASVYFNGDYILPHAHSRSQGSVVYMVSLGDDSDDDPMSGKFMISDPRLQLCCQDDGKYMSNNYMPDLKEGSMIVFPASIVHMVTPYMGDRPRITLAWNINEKALPLRKGQEAYGIPPHPGKAGVKRLTA comes from the coding sequence ATGGGCAAAAGCCGTAAAGTATCAAAGGTGAAAACACCAGAGCTTCTTCCGAAAGGGCAGTTCGTATTAACACCGGAACGTGGGATTGCCGAAACGACATTTCCGGACATGGCTGAGATGAATAAGGAATTGGAAGAATTCCTTGTGCCACTCGCAAAAGCAAGGTTGGAGGAGTTGGGTAAACAATCCGCCTCCAAAAGTGTCAAAATTCATCACGTTGATGCTTGGGATATTCCGGCGGCAAGATTTATTGATAAACGTGCCAAGGCCATGTTTAAGGAGATTTCGGGATTTAAAAACGCTGTTGTGGATCTAAGTTGGGCGAGCGTTTATTTCAACGGGGATTACATCCTTCCTCACGCTCATTCGCGGTCTCAAGGTTCTGTTGTCTATATGGTTTCATTGGGCGACGATAGTGATGATGATCCTATGTCTGGTAAATTTATGATCTCAGATCCACGCTTGCAGTTATGCTGTCAGGATGATGGCAAATATATGAGTAACAATTACATGCCGGATCTGAAAGAAGGATCAATGATTGTATTTCCGGCATCTATTGTTCATATGGTCACCCCTTATATGGGGGATCGCCCAAGGATTACTCTTGCCTGGAATATAAATGAAAAAGCCTTGCCACTCAGGAAAGGGCAGGAGGCCTATGGGATCCCGCCTCACCCGGGTAAGGCGGGAGTGAAAAGGCTAACGGCTTAG
- a CDS encoding TetR/AcrR family transcriptional regulator, whose translation MDIPVIGFTGRKLPSQTRSRERVEKILSATAGLLIEVDINEITTSTIAKQADIPVGSVYQYFSERDSVLLALGQRVIENMIQKLQSVFSEVSETAHWRHVVREMLKVYLEIHMQDDLYHRLAKALHNNDEWHRYNITIEQKMVEFLSQYGLLEERGYNEQQIDDTVRLLVMMCSAVVQRIKDLPSKNKADRMLVELQDAVIAYLATKLGD comes from the coding sequence ATGGATATACCAGTCATTGGATTTACAGGCCGCAAACTTCCATCACAGACCAGATCCCGCGAGAGAGTTGAAAAAATTCTCAGCGCAACGGCAGGACTTCTGATTGAGGTCGACATCAACGAAATCACAACTAGTACGATTGCTAAACAAGCGGACATTCCGGTTGGTTCTGTATATCAGTATTTCAGTGAAAGAGACTCCGTTCTTCTGGCACTCGGTCAGCGTGTCATTGAGAATATGATACAAAAACTGCAATCTGTTTTTTCAGAAGTGAGCGAAACAGCCCATTGGCGCCATGTGGTTCGCGAAATGCTAAAGGTCTATCTTGAAATTCACATGCAAGATGACCTTTATCACCGTTTGGCCAAAGCCTTACATAACAATGACGAGTGGCATCGGTACAACATCACCATTGAACAAAAGATGGTTGAGTTCCTATCGCAATATGGATTGCTGGAAGAACGTGGATACAACGAGCAACAAATCGACGACACTGTTCGATTACTTGTCATGATGTGTTCCGCAGTTGTTCAACGGATCAAGGACTTGCCATCAAAAAACAAGGCGGACCGTATGCTCGTAGAATTACAGGATGCGGTCATCGCTTACCTTGCCACCAAGCTTGGGGATTAA
- a CDS encoding SDR family oxidoreductase gives MSKVAVVTGAGGGVGRAVALKLLENNYVVYLAGRTLSKLKETKALAGEKQINAVAVETDVAIASSVASLFRQIKEEQGRLDLLFNNAGIGAPPVLVDDLETDQWDQVVAINLNGSFYCAREAFGLMRTQSPMGGRIINNGSISAHVPRPFSAPYTSTKHAITGLTKSLSLDGRPYNIACGQIDIGNAATDMTVVMQQGVPQANLEVKAEPVMPVENVASAVLYMDSLALEANVQFMTVMATNMPYIGRG, from the coding sequence ATGTCAAAAGTGGCTGTGGTAACTGGCGCCGGAGGCGGAGTAGGTCGCGCTGTAGCGCTCAAACTTCTTGAAAATAACTATGTTGTATATCTTGCAGGTCGAACTCTTTCAAAACTGAAAGAAACGAAGGCTTTAGCCGGTGAAAAGCAGATCAACGCGGTTGCTGTCGAAACGGACGTAGCAATTGCATCAAGTGTTGCGAGCTTGTTTCGCCAGATAAAAGAAGAGCAAGGGCGATTAGATCTGTTGTTTAATAATGCCGGCATTGGTGCGCCGCCAGTCTTGGTGGATGATCTGGAAACTGACCAGTGGGATCAGGTGGTAGCAATTAACCTAAATGGTTCATTTTATTGTGCACGCGAAGCATTTGGATTGATGAGAACTCAATCACCGATGGGGGGGCGCATTATCAATAACGGGTCCATCTCAGCACATGTCCCGCGCCCCTTTAGTGCTCCTTATACGTCAACGAAACATGCGATCACAGGTTTGACAAAGTCACTATCCTTGGATGGACGTCCCTACAACATTGCATGTGGCCAGATTGATATAGGAAATGCGGCGACGGATATGACGGTTGTGATGCAGCAGGGTGTGCCGCAAGCAAATCTGGAAGTAAAGGCAGAGCCCGTTATGCCCGTTGAAAATGTGGCTTCTGCAGTTCTTTATATGGACAGTCTGGCGCTCGAGGCCAATGTTCAGTTCATGACCGTGATGGCAACAAATATGCCTTATATTGGGAGAGGGTAA
- a CDS encoding MFS transporter yields MDYSKEKKITGIDRFLALSPVYYGWVVVAIVFVTMGIGVNVRTAFSLLYPAILEEFGWSRADTAATFTVGFICAGALSPVIGKLSDYISPRYLLSLTSLLVAGGLVLSTFSSEIWHIYVCLGIIVIGFGVAITYVGHSLFLPAWFERQRGLAIGVAFSGVGIGSVILMPLLQAQILETNWREACWFMAGLLVFIVFPLNFLFQRQAPGELGLSPDGDKNTPEGELRTSKQVDNIVDKEWVETDWTLKKAMKTPEFWWMSLSCCAALYVWYAIQVHQTKYLLEIGISNITASFALGLVGFAGIAGQIFLGHLSDRIGREKIWTVAVMGFAICYALLLVMEHLPSNILLYAMVIMQGGLGYATASVFGAMPADMFQCKRYGEIFGVFSMLSLIGGGIGPWFTGYLYDITGSYQAGFYVAIVVCMISVVAVWKASPRSKRLVAGQAEKRALMKS; encoded by the coding sequence ATGGATTATTCCAAAGAAAAAAAGATTACTGGAATAGATCGCTTTCTCGCTTTAAGTCCCGTGTATTACGGTTGGGTTGTCGTGGCCATCGTATTTGTCACGATGGGTATCGGCGTCAATGTTCGAACCGCCTTTTCCCTATTGTATCCTGCAATACTTGAGGAGTTTGGCTGGTCTCGTGCGGATACAGCAGCTACATTTACAGTAGGTTTTATATGTGCAGGGGCATTGTCACCTGTTATTGGAAAACTCTCCGATTACATTTCTCCCAGATATTTGCTTTCTTTAACTTCTTTGCTGGTCGCAGGTGGACTGGTGTTATCGACCTTTAGTTCCGAGATTTGGCATATCTATGTCTGCCTCGGGATTATCGTTATCGGCTTTGGCGTTGCGATCACCTATGTAGGACATTCCCTTTTTTTACCGGCATGGTTTGAGAGGCAACGGGGACTTGCGATTGGTGTTGCTTTTTCCGGTGTTGGTATTGGATCCGTAATTTTGATGCCTCTGCTACAGGCGCAAATCCTTGAAACAAACTGGCGAGAAGCCTGCTGGTTTATGGCGGGCTTGCTTGTCTTTATTGTTTTTCCTCTAAATTTCCTGTTTCAAAGGCAAGCACCAGGGGAGTTGGGGCTTTCACCTGATGGAGATAAGAACACACCTGAAGGGGAGCTGAGGACTTCAAAACAAGTCGATAATATTGTTGATAAAGAGTGGGTGGAGACGGACTGGACACTTAAGAAGGCGATGAAGACTCCCGAGTTCTGGTGGATGAGTTTAAGTTGCTGCGCGGCTTTGTATGTTTGGTATGCAATCCAAGTGCATCAAACCAAGTATCTCCTGGAAATCGGTATATCAAACATTACGGCTTCTTTTGCATTGGGTCTGGTCGGATTTGCAGGTATCGCCGGGCAAATCTTCTTGGGGCATCTGTCAGATCGGATTGGGCGTGAGAAGATTTGGACCGTGGCTGTGATGGGGTTTGCCATCTGTTATGCTCTCCTACTTGTTATGGAGCATTTACCCAGCAATATTCTTCTATATGCAATGGTCATCATGCAGGGGGGGCTTGGCTATGCAACCGCGTCTGTTTTTGGGGCAATGCCGGCAGATATGTTTCAGTGCAAACGCTATGGCGAAATTTTTGGCGTCTTTAGTATGTTGTCGTTGATTGGTGGCGGAATCGGCCCATGGTTTACGGGGTATTTGTACGATATCACCGGGAGTTATCAGGCGGGCTTTTATGTAGCGATCGTGGTTTGTATGATTTCTGTTGTTGCTGTCTGGAAAGCATCACCGCGCAGTAAGAGATTGGTGGCTGGGCAAGCCGAAAAACGAGCCCTAATGAAGAGTTGA
- a CDS encoding class I SAM-dependent methyltransferase, which produces MRRTKNGVVEFSARDTFSGRGIIRHVSSIQKLANVTGAASILDFGSGKGEQYIEDLRTKSGDIIADSLHAYWGVGAITCYDPAVNEDQTPLEAQYDGVIATNVLDHLPEEDLPWIVDLLFEKAEKFVYANMSEHPANAYLPNGENARITKKSADWWVQLFSSVATKYPHIRFCLGFARHRTDNEGNAEVAMTHFHTCPDLELPSSFYLGLHAEGEAISIP; this is translated from the coding sequence ATGCGCCGGACGAAAAACGGGGTTGTTGAATTTTCAGCGAGGGACACCTTCTCAGGCCGCGGAATTATCAGACATGTTTCGTCAATTCAAAAACTGGCAAACGTCACAGGCGCTGCTTCAATCCTTGATTTTGGAAGTGGCAAAGGCGAGCAGTATATTGAAGATCTCAGAACAAAATCGGGTGATATTATCGCGGACTCGCTCCATGCGTATTGGGGCGTAGGGGCAATTACTTGTTACGACCCGGCTGTAAATGAGGATCAAACACCGCTTGAAGCACAATATGATGGTGTTATTGCGACCAATGTTCTTGATCATTTGCCAGAAGAAGACTTGCCGTGGATAGTTGACCTTCTTTTCGAGAAGGCTGAAAAATTCGTTTATGCCAATATGTCTGAACACCCTGCCAACGCCTATTTGCCAAATGGTGAAAATGCCCGCATTACCAAAAAGTCTGCGGATTGGTGGGTTCAGCTATTTTCCTCTGTCGCGACTAAATATCCGCATATTCGTTTCTGCTTAGGATTTGCTCGCCATCGGACAGATAATGAGGGTAATGCCGAAGTTGCCATGACCCATTTCCATACCTGCCCGGATCTTGAACTGCCGTCTTCATTTTACCTCGGGTTACATGCCGAAGGTGAAGCCATTTCTATCCCTTAG
- a CDS encoding multidrug effflux MFS transporter, which yields MSQQNSTPRMGRVEQVILLALLSSLIALSIDSMLPALAHIVMDLNVVDPNGRQYVVGATFVGMAFGMFIYGPISDSLGRKRPIYAGILIFLTGCLLSIFAENYTLMLLGRFLQGLGAASPRVVSIALIRDQYSGREMARFTSLVMTVFILVPVLAPALGQIILLFASWRYIFVAMFTLGVIALFWLALRQKETLVHEKRVPFTVNRLLEAVIEVLKTPISFGYTILSGFVFAAFLSFLTQSQQIFQEQYGVGELFPIYFGSLALAFGGASFTNSSLVMKLGMMNLIKKALWVFTILSVLFLGYAFATEGQPSLWLLMAFLLLIFFCVGILFGNINAQAMEPLGHIAGVASAVITSGSTFMSVILGTIVAQSYDGTVLPLVIGFSSFGLLSLMVLYFTNSRHVEVQNAS from the coding sequence TTGTCCCAACAGAATTCTACGCCCCGCATGGGCCGCGTCGAACAGGTCATTTTGCTGGCGCTGCTCAGCTCACTTATTGCCCTGTCTATTGACAGTATGTTGCCGGCATTGGCACACATCGTGATGGACCTGAATGTGGTGGATCCAAATGGTCGCCAATATGTTGTTGGGGCAACATTCGTTGGCATGGCCTTTGGCATGTTCATTTATGGACCAATATCCGACAGTTTGGGGCGTAAAAGGCCTATCTATGCAGGGATTCTGATCTTTTTGACAGGCTGCTTGCTTTCTATCTTTGCTGAGAACTACACTCTCATGCTGTTAGGACGCTTCCTGCAAGGCCTAGGAGCAGCCAGCCCCCGGGTCGTGTCAATTGCCTTGATACGTGACCAGTATTCTGGCCGGGAAATGGCGCGCTTTACGTCGCTGGTCATGACGGTTTTTATTCTTGTCCCTGTATTGGCCCCGGCCCTAGGGCAGATCATTCTGCTTTTCGCTTCGTGGAGATATATCTTTGTCGCGATGTTCACCTTAGGCGTCATTGCGCTTTTCTGGCTGGCACTAAGACAGAAAGAAACACTGGTTCATGAAAAGCGCGTTCCATTCACAGTAAACCGACTGCTGGAAGCCGTCATTGAAGTTCTGAAAACACCTATCTCATTTGGCTATACGATACTGTCCGGCTTTGTCTTTGCCGCTTTTTTGAGTTTTCTGACGCAATCGCAGCAGATTTTCCAAGAACAGTATGGTGTAGGTGAATTATTCCCTATTTATTTTGGATCCCTTGCTCTTGCCTTCGGGGGTGCTTCTTTTACAAACTCCAGCCTTGTGATGAAGTTGGGAATGATGAACCTGATCAAAAAAGCCTTGTGGGTGTTTACAATTCTGTCAGTCCTGTTTCTTGGCTATGCCTTCGCGACGGAAGGGCAACCCAGCCTGTGGCTCTTGATGGCTTTTCTTCTTCTGATATTCTTTTGCGTTGGCATCCTGTTTGGCAATATCAATGCCCAAGCCATGGAACCGCTTGGTCACATAGCCGGCGTAGCGTCGGCGGTAATCACATCGGGTTCAACCTTTATGTCCGTCATTCTGGGAACGATAGTCGCACAATCCTATGATGGAACCGTGTTGCCGTTGGTTATCGGATTTTCGTCCTTTGGACTATTGTCACTTATGGTCTTGTATTTCACCAATTCACGTCACGTAGAAGTTCAGAACGCATCATAG
- a CDS encoding pyridoxal-phosphate-dependent aminotransferase family protein — translation MSVRTGRQFLSIPGPTNVPEPVLNAMHQPAIDLYQDDFPPLTDNLLENLQKWFSTKGRTFIYIANGHGAWEAALTNTMNRGEKVLVLESGLFATGWGEYGSDLGLEIEHLPGSYNKAVDPAAVQKRLEADTDGEIKAVLMVQVDTASSVKNDVKAVGEAIRASGHDALFMVDTIASLGTMEFEMDEWGVDLAVSASQKGLMSSPGLAFNAAGPRAWERHQTANLKTGYWDWTFRTGEIHYQKYAGTPPEHLVFALGASFELLNKEGKDAAFERHRLLAGATWACVEKWADGGALSFNVENPEERSPAVTTVLFNAPYSPEDLLNYCKDKCNVIVGITIGDLLGKGIRIAHMGYANAPMLFGTLGAIEMALQALNIPHGKGGTEAAIRYLAENVPAT, via the coding sequence ATGAGTGTTCGCACAGGTCGTCAGTTTCTGAGTATTCCAGGTCCAACCAATGTGCCCGAGCCTGTGCTCAATGCCATGCACCAGCCAGCAATTGACCTGTATCAGGATGATTTTCCGCCGCTTACCGATAACCTTTTGGAAAACCTTCAAAAGTGGTTTTCAACCAAAGGCCGCACCTTCATCTACATCGCCAATGGGCATGGCGCGTGGGAGGCGGCGCTTACTAACACCATGAACCGCGGGGAGAAAGTTCTCGTGCTGGAAAGCGGCTTGTTTGCAACGGGCTGGGGTGAATACGGCAGCGACCTGGGTCTGGAGATTGAACATCTTCCCGGTAGCTACAACAAAGCTGTTGATCCAGCCGCCGTTCAAAAACGTCTTGAGGCAGATACCGATGGAGAGATCAAAGCCGTTCTTATGGTCCAGGTAGACACCGCATCAAGCGTGAAAAACGATGTGAAAGCTGTCGGTGAAGCCATCCGCGCATCTGGACATGATGCGCTGTTCATGGTGGATACAATCGCATCTCTTGGAACCATGGAGTTTGAAATGGATGAATGGGGCGTTGATCTGGCGGTCAGCGCTTCACAAAAGGGGCTGATGTCTTCTCCTGGTCTCGCCTTCAATGCAGCGGGTCCCCGCGCGTGGGAGCGCCATCAAACGGCAAACCTTAAAACCGGATATTGGGATTGGACATTCCGCACAGGCGAAATCCACTATCAGAAATATGCAGGAACGCCTCCCGAACATCTTGTTTTCGCCTTGGGCGCGTCTTTCGAACTTCTGAATAAAGAAGGTAAAGATGCTGCGTTTGAAAGGCACCGTCTTCTTGCTGGCGCAACTTGGGCTTGCGTTGAAAAATGGGCTGATGGCGGGGCTTTATCTTTCAATGTTGAAAATCCTGAGGAGCGTTCACCTGCGGTCACAACCGTTTTGTTCAATGCCCCTTACAGCCCGGAAGATCTGCTGAACTACTGTAAAGACAAATGCAATGTGATTGTTGGTATTACCATTGGCGACCTACTCGGCAAGGGGATACGAATTGCTCATATGGGATACGCAAACGCCCCGATGCTGTTTGGCACATTGGGAGCAATTGAAATGGCACTCCAGGCATTAAACATCCCTCATGGTAAAGGTGGAACAGAGGCTGCCATCCGGTATTTGGCAGAAAATGTCCCCGCAACGTGA
- a CDS encoding methyltransferase family protein: MNDHVDGSLPDHADVKIPPPLAFGGTLVLSIWFQSYWRHGDIGPMEVVIPCALIFLVSLIAIAIEARRHGKSGSDVKPWKPTTVILDSGLYAYSRNPIYVGMTICYIAIAVAAGSYVAIIALPFVLLVIRYHVIAREEAYLERKFGDIYLEYKSRVGRWF, translated from the coding sequence ATGAATGACCATGTTGATGGTTCTCTGCCAGACCATGCAGATGTGAAAATTCCCCCGCCACTTGCCTTCGGAGGAACACTCGTGCTGAGCATCTGGTTTCAATCCTATTGGCGACATGGGGATATTGGGCCCATGGAGGTCGTGATACCTTGTGCGTTGATCTTTCTTGTCAGCCTGATCGCTATTGCAATTGAGGCACGAAGACATGGAAAGTCAGGCTCTGACGTAAAACCCTGGAAACCTACCACCGTTATTCTTGACAGCGGCCTTTATGCCTATTCTAGAAATCCAATCTATGTGGGTATGACAATATGCTATATCGCCATAGCAGTGGCGGCAGGAAGCTATGTGGCAATTATCGCATTGCCATTTGTTTTGTTAGTCATTCGATATCATGTAATCGCGCGGGAAGAAGCCTATCTTGAACGTAAATTTGGTGACATTTATCTGGAATATAAAAGCCGGGTTGGGCGTTGGTTCTAA
- a CDS encoding DinB family protein yields the protein MKEHFAILAAYNKWANNLLFEVVLKLNEEEFHRDIKGFFKSVCGTLNHIMVGDLLWMERLQGGGPKPATLDTVLHTNAVDLWKARQETDERLIRLVDTLDPAKYGDILNYKNSRGEVQNTQISHILTHIINHQTHHRGQCHQSLTQLGKEAPSIDLIYYLKSIGKT from the coding sequence GTGAAAGAGCATTTCGCAATATTGGCAGCATACAACAAATGGGCAAACAATTTGCTTTTCGAAGTTGTTCTGAAATTAAACGAAGAAGAATTTCATCGTGATATCAAAGGTTTCTTCAAATCAGTTTGCGGCACACTCAATCATATCATGGTGGGAGATTTATTATGGATGGAACGCTTGCAGGGAGGCGGCCCTAAGCCAGCAACACTTGACACGGTCCTCCATACAAACGCTGTTGATCTTTGGAAAGCAAGACAGGAAACAGATGAACGGCTTATTCGCCTTGTGGATACACTCGATCCCGCAAAATATGGTGATATTCTGAACTACAAAAATTCAAGGGGCGAGGTGCAGAACACTCAGATTTCTCACATCCTCACCCATATTATCAATCATCAAACCCATCATCGGGGACAATGCCATCAGTCTCTCACTCAACTTGGCAAAGAGGCCCCTTCGATTGATTTGATTTATTATCTTAAAAGTATAGGCAAGACCTAA
- a CDS encoding glutathione S-transferase family protein: MKLYDLAGPPSPRRVRIFLAEKGVDIETVTVNIREGEHHKDEFTAINNRRTIPALELDSGVVLTEGDAIMRYIEERYPEPPLFGRDIEERAVVNNWLRIIENDGFMAVAEAIRNSIPYFENRAITGSRDVEQIPALSERGMKRIDFFFEDLDAQLEGKKYVTGDNFTVADINAMVVVDFAGMVKKEVPETCKNLLRWHAEVSERPSAKA; this comes from the coding sequence ATGAAACTTTATGATCTTGCAGGGCCTCCAAGCCCGCGCCGCGTTCGCATTTTCCTAGCAGAAAAAGGTGTTGATATTGAAACTGTAACGGTCAATATCCGCGAAGGCGAACATCACAAGGATGAGTTCACTGCGATTAACAATCGTCGTACCATTCCGGCTCTCGAATTGGATAGTGGTGTTGTTCTAACCGAAGGTGACGCCATCATGCGTTACATTGAAGAAAGATACCCAGAACCCCCACTTTTCGGGCGCGATATTGAAGAACGTGCCGTTGTAAATAACTGGCTTCGTATTATTGAAAATGACGGGTTCATGGCTGTTGCAGAAGCTATTCGAAATAGCATCCCATATTTTGAGAACCGTGCGATCACCGGCTCCCGCGATGTGGAGCAGATCCCAGCGTTGTCTGAGCGCGGAATGAAGCGCATTGACTTTTTCTTCGAAGATCTTGATGCACAACTTGAAGGCAAGAAATACGTTACCGGTGATAATTTTACGGTCGCTGACATCAATGCCATGGTTGTTGTCGATTTTGCAGGTATGGTCAAAAAAGAAGTGCCAGAAACCTGCAAAAATCTGCTCCGTTGGCACGCAGAAGTATCTGAACGACCAAGCGCAAAAGCGTGA
- a CDS encoding MBL fold metallo-hydrolase, translated as MNTWNVGNVKITRIVEIEMAGGTRFVLPDATPEAVLPIKWLAPHFMTEEGKLIMSIHALVVDTGDKRIIIDTCVGNDKERVIPSWNKMQTRFLEDLEEAGYPRESIDMVFCTHMHVDHVGWNTMLVDGEWVPTFPNAKYLFADKEWEHWQAASQEEFGAVIEDSVQPIVDAGLAEFVPCDAQLCPELKLLPTPGHTPGHVSVDISSNGQKALITGDMLHHPCQMARLDWASAPDHDKALAKLTRRTVFESVADTDVLVIGTHFATPSAGHVKKEADGSYRLEVFHS; from the coding sequence ATGAACACATGGAACGTGGGAAACGTCAAAATTACCCGTATTGTTGAAATTGAGATGGCAGGGGGAACTCGGTTTGTCCTGCCTGATGCGACCCCCGAAGCCGTCCTCCCCATTAAATGGCTAGCCCCTCACTTTATGACGGAAGAGGGGAAACTGATCATGAGTATTCATGCGCTTGTTGTGGATACGGGGGACAAACGCATCATTATCGATACGTGTGTTGGAAATGACAAAGAACGGGTCATCCCAAGCTGGAATAAGATGCAGACTCGATTTCTGGAAGATCTGGAAGAAGCCGGATATCCCCGTGAAAGTATCGATATGGTTTTCTGTACCCATATGCATGTGGATCATGTGGGCTGGAATACGATGCTGGTAGATGGGGAATGGGTACCTACTTTCCCAAATGCGAAATATCTGTTTGCGGATAAGGAGTGGGAGCATTGGCAGGCCGCTTCTCAGGAAGAATTCGGAGCCGTTATTGAAGACTCTGTGCAGCCGATTGTGGATGCAGGACTCGCAGAATTTGTCCCATGTGATGCACAACTTTGCCCGGAATTGAAACTTTTACCTACGCCAGGTCATACACCGGGGCATGTCAGTGTAGATATCTCATCAAATGGTCAAAAAGCGCTGATTACAGGCGATATGCTGCATCACCCTTGCCAGATGGCGCGGCTCGATTGGGCGTCTGCTCCTGACCATGATAAGGCGCTGGCAAAATTAACGCGCAGAACTGTTTTTGAAAGCGTTGCCGATACAGATGTTCTTGTGATCGGCACTCATTTTGCGACACCTTCTGCAGGTCATGTGAAAAAAGAAGCAGATGGAAGTTATCGCTTAGAGGTCTTTCACAGTTAG
- the ureG gene encoding urease accessory protein UreG: MTVTAHGPLRVGIGGPVGSGKTATTDALCKYLRDHYNIAVITNDIYTREDAEFLNRSGALPTERIMGVETGGCPHTAIREDASINLAAVADLNEKFDDLEMIIIESGGDNLAATFSPELADITIYVIDVSAGDKIPRKGGPGITRSDLLVINKIDLAPLVGADLGVMDRDSKKMRGDRPFIFTNIKSGDGVKEVADFIIKTGGLPERL; the protein is encoded by the coding sequence ATGACAGTAACAGCACACGGACCTTTGCGCGTTGGGATTGGTGGACCGGTTGGATCGGGTAAAACGGCTACCACTGATGCGCTTTGTAAGTATTTACGCGATCATTACAACATTGCTGTTATCACCAATGATATCTATACCCGCGAGGACGCCGAATTTCTGAACCGCTCTGGGGCTTTGCCAACGGAACGTATTATGGGTGTGGAAACGGGTGGGTGCCCGCACACGGCTATTCGCGAAGACGCCTCCATTAACTTGGCCGCGGTTGCGGACCTCAATGAGAAGTTTGATGATCTTGAAATGATCATCATTGAAAGCGGTGGTGATAATCTGGCAGCGACTTTCTCCCCTGAACTTGCGGACATCACAATCTATGTCATTGATGTTTCTGCTGGTGACAAAATCCCGCGTAAAGGTGGCCCGGGGATTACGAGATCCGATCTTCTGGTTATCAACAAAATTGACCTTGCACCGCTGGTGGGTGCTGACCTTGGTGTAATGGATCGGGATTCCAAGAAGATGCGGGGGGATCGCCCTTTTATCTTCACCAACATCAAATCGGGTGATGGTGTGAAAGAAGTCGCGGATTTCATCATCAAAACGGGTGGTTTGCCGGAACGGCTTTAA
- a CDS encoding urease accessory protein UreF: MVRPWGTIMGMTIHMVIIIHTVTDTAMTDVQDNSGSVAGLYELFSWMSPSYPIGAYTYSHGVEYAVEAGFVKDISTLIPWLRDILEIGGGRNDAILYAESYRAVRAGDLEKVKRVAEIGFALRPTKELDLETSAQGRAFLTVTNDVFPSPSLEFLKNLKDIPLVYPVVVGAATADKGVSLEAGLTAYLHGIVSNLVSAAVRIIPLGQTDGQRAIAALSGDVAVQVQRTLEFTIEDLGSSAMMVDWCSCQHETQYTRLFRS, translated from the coding sequence ATGGTGAGACCATGGGGCACGATCATGGGCATGACCATTCACATGGTCATAATCATTCACACAGTCACGGACACAGCCATGACTGATGTGCAGGATAATTCAGGGTCTGTCGCGGGGCTTTATGAGCTTTTTAGCTGGATGTCCCCATCTTACCCAATTGGCGCTTATACCTATAGTCACGGGGTTGAGTATGCTGTGGAAGCAGGGTTTGTGAAAGACATCTCAACGCTTATTCCGTGGCTAAGGGATATCCTGGAAATTGGCGGCGGGCGAAATGATGCCATCCTTTATGCGGAAAGTTATCGTGCGGTTCGGGCCGGAGATTTGGAAAAGGTGAAGAGGGTGGCTGAGATTGGCTTTGCTCTTCGTCCCACAAAGGAACTTGATCTGGAAACATCTGCGCAGGGACGGGCATTTCTGACCGTAACCAACGATGTTTTTCCAAGCCCGTCACTGGAGTTTTTGAAAAACCTGAAGGATATTCCGCTGGTTTATCCTGTTGTGGTCGGGGCGGCAACGGCGGACAAGGGTGTTTCCTTGGAAGCAGGGCTTACAGCCTATTTGCACGGCATTGTATCAAATCTGGTATCGGCAGCGGTTCGCATTATCCCTTTGGGGCAGACAGATGGGCAGCGCGCCATTGCCGCGTTGTCAGGAGATGTCGCAGTGCAGGTTCAGCGCACATTGGAATTTACAATTGAAGATTTAGGCAGTAGCGCCATGATGGTGGATTGGTGTTCCTGCCAACATGAAACACAGTATACGAGGTTATTTAGATCATGA